One segment of Mycobacterium spongiae DNA contains the following:
- a CDS encoding lipid-transfer protein, which translates to MMTSAPEPVYILGAGMHPWGKWGNDFTEYGVVAARAALAEAGLDWRQIQLVAGADTIRNGYPGFVAGATFAQKLGWNGVPVSSSYAACASGSQALQSARAQILAGFCDVALVIGADTTPKGFFAPVGGERRNDPDWQRFHLIGATNPVYFALLARRRMDLYGATLEDFAQVKVKNARHGLQNPNARFRKETSVDDVLVSPMVADPLRLLDICATSDGAAALIVASTKFAREHLGSLSGVPSVRAVSTVTPKYPQHLPELPDIATDSTAVVPAPDRVFKDQILDAAYAEAGIGPEDLSLAEVYDLSTALELDWYEHLGLCARGEAEALLRSGATAIGGTVPVNPSGGLACFGEAIPAQAIAQVCELTWQLRGQATGRQVENAKVGVTANQGLFGHGSSVIVAR; encoded by the coding sequence CTGATGACGAGCGCACCCGAGCCGGTCTACATTCTCGGCGCCGGCATGCACCCATGGGGCAAGTGGGGTAACGACTTCACCGAATATGGGGTTGTCGCCGCCCGCGCCGCCCTCGCTGAAGCGGGTTTGGACTGGCGTCAGATCCAATTGGTCGCCGGCGCGGACACCATCCGTAACGGGTATCCAGGGTTCGTCGCCGGCGCTACGTTCGCCCAGAAGCTCGGCTGGAACGGCGTGCCGGTGAGCTCGAGCTACGCAGCATGCGCCAGCGGTTCCCAGGCCTTGCAGAGCGCGCGGGCTCAGATCTTGGCCGGTTTCTGCGACGTTGCGCTGGTCATCGGGGCCGACACCACCCCGAAAGGCTTCTTCGCCCCTGTCGGCGGCGAGCGCCGCAACGATCCCGATTGGCAGCGGTTCCACCTGATCGGGGCCACCAATCCGGTGTACTTTGCGCTGCTGGCGCGACGGCGGATGGACCTCTACGGCGCCACCTTGGAGGACTTCGCCCAGGTCAAGGTCAAAAACGCCCGGCATGGCTTGCAGAACCCGAATGCCCGGTTCCGCAAAGAGACGTCGGTCGACGATGTGCTCGTCAGCCCGATGGTGGCCGATCCGTTGCGGCTGCTGGACATCTGCGCCACCTCCGACGGCGCCGCGGCACTGATCGTGGCCAGCACCAAGTTCGCCCGCGAACACCTGGGCTCCCTGAGCGGGGTGCCCTCGGTGCGCGCGGTCAGCACGGTCACGCCGAAGTATCCGCAGCATCTACCGGAACTACCCGATATCGCGACAGACTCCACCGCGGTGGTGCCCGCACCGGACCGGGTGTTCAAGGATCAGATCCTCGACGCCGCTTACGCGGAGGCAGGCATCGGGCCCGAAGACCTGAGCCTGGCCGAGGTTTATGACCTGTCCACGGCGCTGGAACTCGACTGGTACGAGCACCTCGGATTGTGCGCCAGGGGCGAAGCCGAAGCCCTGTTACGCAGCGGCGCCACCGCGATCGGCGGTACCGTCCCGGTCAACCCATCCGGCGGGCTGGCGTGCTTCGGCGAGGCTATCCCCGCGCAGGCGATCGCCCAGGTTTGCGAATTGACATGGCAGTTGCGCGGCCAGGCCACCGGCCGCCAAGTCGAGAACGCGAAGGTAGGCGTTACCGCCAACCAGGGCCTGTTCGGGCATGGCTCGTCAGTGATCGTGGCGCGCTGA
- a CDS encoding ANTAR domain-containing response regulator — protein sequence MTGPTADADAATPRRVLIAEDEALIRLDLAEMLREEGYDIVGEAGDGQEAVEMAELHKPDLVIMDVKMPRRDGIDAASEIAGKRIAPIVILTAFSQRDLVERARDAGAMAYLVKPFTISDLIPAIELAVSRFSEVTALEGEVATLSDRLATRKLVERAKGVLQAKQGMTEPEAFKWIQRAAMDRRTTMKHVAEVVLETLGAQGDA from the coding sequence ATGACCGGCCCCACCGCTGATGCTGATGCCGCCACTCCTCGCCGGGTGTTGATCGCTGAAGACGAAGCGCTCATTCGCCTGGACCTCGCCGAGATGTTGCGGGAGGAGGGGTACGACATCGTCGGAGAGGCTGGTGACGGCCAGGAAGCCGTCGAAATGGCTGAGCTGCACAAACCGGATCTGGTGATCATGGATGTGAAGATGCCGCGCCGCGACGGCATCGACGCTGCCTCGGAGATCGCCGGCAAACGGATCGCGCCCATCGTGATTTTGACGGCCTTCAGCCAGCGCGACCTGGTCGAACGCGCACGCGACGCCGGAGCGATGGCCTACCTGGTCAAGCCCTTCACGATCAGCGACCTGATCCCGGCCATCGAATTGGCGGTCAGCCGGTTCAGCGAGGTCACCGCGCTGGAGGGCGAAGTCGCGACGTTGTCTGACCGACTAGCGACCCGAAAACTCGTGGAACGCGCCAAAGGTGTGCTCCAGGCCAAACAGGGCATGACTGAGCCGGAAGCGTTCAAATGGATTCAGCGTGCCGCCATGGATCGGCGAACCACCATGAAACACGTGGCGGAGGTCGTCCTGGAAACCCTGGGCGCCCAGGGGGACGCCTGA
- a CDS encoding DUF402 domain-containing protein, with amino-acid sequence MRAVDEYVVHPWGLYLARPTPGRAQFHYLESWLLPSLGLRATVFHANPGHERDHDYYLDVGEYTPGPAVWRSEDHYLDIEVRTGSGATLADVDELLHAVTHALLAVNVAELALHRAVTAIDGLARHDYDLHAWLATHGMSITWLGSQ; translated from the coding sequence GTGCGCGCGGTCGATGAGTACGTCGTGCACCCGTGGGGGCTCTACCTCGCCCGGCCCACACCAGGTCGAGCACAGTTCCACTACCTCGAGTCATGGTTGTTGCCGTCGCTGGGGTTGCGCGCTACGGTCTTCCACGCCAATCCGGGGCACGAACGCGACCACGACTACTACCTCGACGTGGGCGAATACACTCCCGGCCCGGCTGTGTGGCGTTCCGAAGACCACTACCTCGATATCGAGGTGCGCACCGGCAGCGGGGCGACACTAGCTGACGTCGACGAACTGCTCCACGCGGTCACCCATGCCCTGTTGGCCGTCAACGTTGCCGAACTCGCACTGCACCGGGCCGTCACCGCCATCGACGGTCTGGCCCGACATGACTATGACCTGCATGCGTGGCTGGCCACCCACGGTATGTCGATTACGTGGCTCGGGTCGCAATGA
- the coaE gene encoding dephospho-CoA kinase, translated as MLRIGLTGGIGAGKSALSATFAQCGGIIVDGDVLAREVVEPGTEGLAALVDAFGSDILRDDGALDRPALAAKAFQDDSARGVLNGIVHPLVARRRAEIIEAVAADPGDAVVVEDIPLLVESQMAPLFPLVVVVHADVEVRVRRLVDQRGMAEADARARIAAQATDEQRRAVADVWLDNSSSPEVLVQRARDVWSRRILPFAHNLSARRIARAPAQLVAADPTWPEQARRIIARLQTACGHQALRVDHIGSTAVPEFDAKDVIDIQVTVESLAVADDLAASLLSAGYPRVDHVTQDVVKTGARSTIGQYDRSHDQELWHKRFHASADPGRPTNVHIRVAGWPNQQFALLFVDWLRANAAVRADYLEVKREAEKRAALGADAMEHYVAAKEPWFLDAYRRAWEWADSVGWQP; from the coding sequence ATGCTGCGTATCGGGCTGACCGGCGGCATTGGGGCCGGTAAGTCGGCGTTGTCTGCCACGTTCGCACAGTGCGGCGGGATCATCGTCGATGGGGATGTCCTGGCGCGCGAGGTGGTCGAACCGGGTACCGAGGGACTAGCAGCGCTGGTCGACGCGTTCGGTTCCGACATCCTGCGTGACGACGGAGCGCTGGATCGCCCAGCGTTGGCTGCCAAGGCTTTTCAGGATGACTCTGCACGGGGTGTCCTGAACGGGATCGTTCATCCGCTCGTCGCCCGCCGCCGTGCGGAGATCATCGAGGCGGTGGCGGCGGACCCGGGGGATGCCGTCGTGGTCGAAGACATTCCCCTACTGGTGGAATCTCAGATGGCCCCGCTCTTCCCCCTGGTGGTCGTCGTGCATGCCGATGTTGAAGTGCGAGTGCGCCGGCTCGTTGATCAGCGGGGTATGGCCGAAGCCGACGCCCGGGCTCGGATCGCCGCTCAGGCGACCGACGAGCAGCGCCGTGCTGTCGCGGATGTCTGGCTGGATAACTCAAGCAGCCCCGAGGTTTTGGTGCAGCGCGCCCGCGATGTGTGGAGTCGCCGGATCCTGCCGTTCGCGCACAACCTGAGTGCGCGCCGGATCGCGCGGGCCCCGGCGCAGCTGGTGGCGGCAGATCCGACCTGGCCAGAACAGGCGCGGCGCATTATCGCTCGGCTCCAGACTGCGTGCGGCCACCAGGCGTTGCGGGTAGATCACATCGGGTCTACCGCAGTGCCGGAATTCGACGCCAAAGACGTCATCGACATTCAAGTCACCGTCGAATCACTCGCGGTGGCCGACGACCTCGCCGCCTCCTTGCTGTCCGCCGGCTACCCGCGCGTTGACCACGTCACCCAGGACGTCGTCAAGACCGGCGCCCGCAGCACTATTGGTCAGTACGACCGCAGTCACGATCAAGAGTTGTGGCACAAGAGGTTTCACGCCTCGGCAGATCCTGGGCGCCCGACCAATGTGCATATCCGGGTGGCGGGCTGGCCCAACCAGCAATTCGCGCTGCTGTTCGTCGACTGGTTGCGCGCCAATGCTGCGGTCCGGGCTGACTACCTCGAGGTCAAGCGCGAAGCCGAGAAGCGAGCCGCACTCGGGGCCGACGCTATGGAGCACTACGTCGCCGCCAAGGAACCCTGGTTTCTCGACGCCTACCGGCGGGCGTGGGAGTGGGCCGACTCAGTCGGATGGCAACCCTAG
- the rpsA gene encoding 30S ribosomal protein S1, with translation MSSPAVTSPQVAVNDIGSSEDFLAAIDKTIKYFNDGDIVEGTIVKVDRDEVLLDIGYKTEGVIPARELSIKHDVDPNEVVTVGDEVEALVLTKEDKEGRLILSKKRAQYERAWGTIETLKEKDEAVKGTVIEVVKGGLILDIGLRGFLPASLVEMRRVRDLQPYIGKEIEAKIIELDKNRNNVVLSRRAWLEQTQSEVRSEFLNQLQKGSIRKGVVSSIVNFGAFVDLGGVDGLVHVSELSWKHIDHPSEVVQVGDEVTVEVLDVDMDRERVSLSLKATQEDPWRHFARTHAIGQIVPGKVTKLVPFGAFVRVEEGIEGLVHISELAERHVEVPDQVVAVGDDAMVKVIDIDLERRRISLSLKQANEDYTEDFDPAKYGMADSYDEQGNYIFPEGFDPESNEWLEGFDAQRAEWEARYAEAERRHKMHTTQMEKFAAAEAAGHGGGDSSPANGAPSGNTAGGSLASDAQLAALREKLAGST, from the coding sequence ATGTCGAGTCCCGCCGTCACCTCGCCGCAAGTAGCCGTCAACGACATAGGCTCTTCCGAGGATTTTCTTGCCGCAATAGACAAAACGATCAAGTACTTCAACGATGGCGACATTGTTGAAGGCACGATCGTCAAAGTGGACCGGGACGAGGTGCTCCTCGACATCGGTTACAAGACAGAAGGGGTCATCCCCGCCCGCGAACTCTCCATCAAGCACGACGTCGACCCCAACGAGGTCGTGACCGTGGGCGACGAGGTCGAGGCCTTGGTGCTCACCAAAGAGGACAAAGAGGGCCGCCTCATCCTCTCCAAGAAGCGTGCGCAGTACGAGCGCGCCTGGGGCACCATCGAGACCCTCAAGGAGAAGGACGAGGCCGTCAAGGGCACGGTCATCGAGGTCGTCAAGGGCGGTCTGATCCTCGACATCGGGCTTCGCGGCTTCCTGCCCGCCTCGCTGGTCGAGATGCGGCGCGTCCGCGACCTGCAGCCGTACATCGGCAAAGAGATCGAAGCCAAAATCATTGAGCTGGACAAGAACCGCAACAACGTCGTGTTGTCGCGGCGGGCCTGGCTGGAACAGACGCAGTCCGAGGTGCGCAGCGAGTTCCTCAACCAGCTGCAGAAAGGCAGCATCCGCAAGGGCGTGGTGTCCTCCATCGTCAACTTCGGCGCTTTCGTCGATCTCGGCGGTGTCGACGGCCTGGTGCACGTCTCCGAGCTGTCGTGGAAGCACATCGACCACCCGTCCGAGGTGGTCCAGGTTGGCGACGAGGTCACTGTCGAGGTGCTCGACGTCGATATGGACCGGGAACGGGTTTCGTTGTCACTCAAGGCGACCCAGGAAGACCCCTGGCGGCACTTCGCGCGCACCCACGCCATTGGGCAGATCGTGCCGGGCAAGGTCACCAAGCTGGTTCCGTTCGGCGCTTTCGTCCGCGTAGAGGAGGGCATCGAGGGGCTGGTGCATATCTCCGAGCTGGCCGAGCGTCACGTCGAGGTGCCCGACCAGGTGGTTGCTGTCGGCGACGATGCGATGGTCAAGGTTATCGACATCGACCTGGAACGTCGCCGAATTTCGTTGTCGCTCAAACAGGCCAACGAGGACTACACCGAGGACTTCGACCCGGCGAAGTACGGCATGGCCGACAGCTACGACGAGCAGGGCAACTACATCTTCCCCGAGGGCTTCGACCCCGAATCCAACGAGTGGCTGGAGGGATTCGACGCTCAGCGCGCCGAATGGGAAGCCCGCTACGCGGAGGCCGAGCGTCGGCACAAGATGCACACCACCCAGATGGAGAAGTTTGCCGCCGCCGAGGCGGCCGGGCATGGCGGCGGTGATTCGTCGCCGGCCAATGGTGCGCCATCGGGCAACACCGCCGGCGGGTCGCTGGCCAGCGATGCTCAGCTGGCAGCGCTGCGGGAAAAGCTCGCCGGCAGCACATAA
- a CDS encoding Zn-ribbon domain-containing OB-fold protein, translated as MLEVTSQQPAIDGWFATDDAGKPHLIGSKCPLCGTYVFPPRENNCPNPACSGDVLESVALSRRGKLWSYTENCYAPPPPYPAPDPFEPFAVAAVELATEGLIVLGKVVEGTRAAELKVGMEMELTTLPLFTDDDGVERIVYGWRTAGGDAERSDEEEQR; from the coding sequence GTGCTAGAGGTCACCAGCCAACAACCGGCGATTGACGGGTGGTTTGCTACTGATGACGCCGGTAAGCCCCATCTGATCGGCAGCAAGTGCCCCCTGTGCGGCACCTACGTGTTCCCTCCCCGTGAGAACAATTGCCCCAATCCCGCCTGCTCCGGCGACGTATTGGAGTCTGTCGCTTTGTCCCGGCGCGGCAAGCTGTGGAGCTACACCGAAAACTGCTACGCCCCGCCGCCGCCCTATCCCGCACCGGACCCCTTCGAGCCATTCGCCGTTGCGGCGGTGGAGTTGGCCACCGAGGGGCTGATAGTGCTGGGCAAGGTGGTCGAAGGCACGCGGGCGGCCGAGTTGAAGGTTGGCATGGAGATGGAGCTGACTACCCTGCCGCTGTTCACCGACGATGACGGCGTGGAGCGCATCGTCTATGGCTGGAGGACTGCAGGCGGCGATGCAGAGCGAAGCGATGAAGAGGAGCAGCGCTGA
- a CDS encoding HdeD family acid-resistance protein: MCNTAAMEQSPAPSPAPSPTSSPVPPPPSLLPHLWKSTLISGIFSVILGVLVLAWPGISILVAAIAFGVYLLIAGISQVMFAFSLEVSAGSRILLFISGAAALILAVLAFRHFGDAVLLLAIWIGIGFIFRGVATTISAVNDPTLPGRGWSIFIGVISLIAGVVVMASPFESIWILALVVGVWLVVIGACEIASSFGIRKASQALGR; this comes from the coding sequence GTGTGTAACACTGCGGCCATGGAACAGAGCCCAGCACCAAGCCCCGCACCGAGCCCCACCTCGAGCCCTGTGCCGCCCCCGCCAAGCTTGTTGCCGCATCTGTGGAAATCAACGCTGATATCGGGAATTTTCTCGGTGATTCTGGGTGTCCTGGTGCTGGCCTGGCCGGGAATATCCATCTTGGTTGCGGCCATAGCCTTCGGCGTCTATCTGCTGATTGCCGGTATCTCCCAGGTCATGTTCGCGTTCAGTCTGGAAGTTTCGGCCGGCAGTCGGATTCTGCTGTTCATCAGTGGCGCGGCAGCGCTGATCCTGGCCGTGTTGGCTTTCCGGCATTTTGGTGACGCCGTCCTGTTGCTGGCCATCTGGATCGGCATCGGGTTCATCTTCCGCGGCGTTGCAACAACGATCTCCGCGGTCAACGATCCGACACTGCCCGGTCGCGGGTGGTCGATCTTCATCGGTGTGATCAGCCTCATCGCCGGCGTCGTGGTGATGGCATCACCGTTCGAGTCCATCTGGATTCTGGCCCTGGTCGTCGGGGTCTGGCTCGTGGTGATCGGCGCATGCGAGATCGCGTCGTCATTCGGCATCCGCAAGGCGTCGCAAGCACTGGGCCGCTGA
- the polA gene encoding DNA polymerase I, translating into MLLDGNSLAFRAFYALPAENFKTRGGLTTNAVYGFTAMLINLLRDEAPTHVAAAFDVSRQTFRSERYPEYKANRSSTPDEFHGQIDITKEVLGALGIEVLAEPGFEADDLIATLATQGENQGYRVLVVTGDRDSLQLVSDDVTVLYPRKGVSELTRFTPDAVVEKYGLTPQQYPDYAALRGDPSDNLPGIPGVGEKTASKWIGQYGSLQSLVDNVDSVRGKVGDALRAHLASVVRNRELTDLVRDVPLAKTPDALRLQPWDRDHIHRLFDDLEFRVLRDRLFDTLAAVEPEVDEGFDVRGGALEPGTVAPWLAEHASDGRRCGLTVVGTHQPYGGDATAVAIAAADGEGGYLDPATLGTDDDAALAAWLADPAMPKALHEAKLAIHALAGRGWTLNGVTSDTALAAYLVRPGQRSFALDDLSLRYLRRELRAEIPEQQQLSLLDDVDGVDEQAVQTAILRARAVVDLAEALDTELARIDSTALLSDMELPVQQVLATMENAGIAVDVRLLTELQSQFADQIRDAAEAAYAVIGRQINLGSPKQLQVVLFDDLSMPKTKRTKTGYTTDADALQTLFDKTGHPFLEHLLAHRDATRLKVTVDGLLKSVATDGRIHTTFNQTIAATGRLSSTEPNLQNIPIRTDAGRQIRDAFVVGAGEGGRYSELMTADYSQIEMRIMAHLSGDDGLIEAFNTGEDLHSFVASRAFGVPIDEVTGELRRRVKAMSYGLAYGLSAYGLASQLKISTEEAKVQMDQYFARFGGVRDYLLDVVEQARRDGYTSTVLGRRRYLPELDSSNRQVREAAERAALNAPIQGSAADIIKVAMLEVDKALTAAGLASRMLLQVHDELLFELADGEREPVEALVRAKMGAAYPLDVPLEVSVGYGRSWDAAAH; encoded by the coding sequence ATGCTGCTGGACGGCAACTCCCTGGCATTTCGCGCGTTCTACGCTCTGCCTGCGGAAAACTTCAAGACTCGTGGCGGATTGACCACCAACGCGGTGTACGGCTTCACCGCCATGCTGATCAACCTGCTGCGCGACGAAGCCCCAACGCATGTCGCAGCGGCGTTCGACGTGTCTCGGCAGACCTTCCGGTCGGAGCGCTATCCGGAATACAAGGCCAACCGATCGTCGACCCCCGACGAGTTCCACGGTCAGATCGATATCACCAAAGAAGTCCTCGGTGCACTGGGCATCGAGGTGCTCGCCGAGCCGGGCTTCGAGGCCGACGACCTCATCGCAACGTTGGCCACCCAGGGCGAGAACCAGGGCTATCGGGTGCTGGTGGTCACCGGTGACCGCGATTCGCTGCAGTTGGTCAGCGACGACGTGACGGTGCTCTACCCGCGTAAAGGCGTCAGTGAACTCACTCGGTTCACTCCGGATGCCGTGGTCGAGAAGTACGGGCTTACCCCCCAGCAGTACCCGGACTATGCGGCGCTGCGGGGTGACCCCAGCGACAACCTGCCGGGCATTCCCGGGGTAGGGGAGAAGACCGCCTCCAAGTGGATTGGCCAGTACGGCTCGCTGCAATCGCTGGTCGACAACGTCGACTCCGTGCGCGGCAAGGTCGGCGACGCGCTGCGAGCCCACTTGGCCAGCGTGGTTCGCAATCGGGAGCTCACCGACCTGGTCCGCGATGTGCCGCTGGCGAAGACACCGGACGCGCTGCGGTTGCAGCCCTGGGACCGGGACCACATCCATCGGCTCTTCGACGACCTGGAGTTCCGGGTGCTGCGCGACCGGCTCTTCGACACGCTGGCCGCCGTCGAGCCCGAGGTCGACGAGGGATTCGACGTCCGCGGTGGCGCGCTGGAGCCCGGCACGGTCGCGCCGTGGCTGGCTGAGCACGCCAGCGACGGGCGCCGTTGCGGCCTGACGGTGGTGGGTACCCATCAGCCCTACGGCGGCGACGCCACCGCCGTCGCGATCGCCGCTGCCGACGGCGAAGGCGGCTACCTCGATCCCGCTACGTTGGGCACCGACGATGACGCCGCGCTAGCGGCCTGGCTGGCCGATCCCGCCATGCCCAAAGCCCTGCACGAGGCGAAGCTGGCCATCCATGCCTTGGCGGGCCGAGGGTGGACCCTCAACGGTGTTACCTCCGACACGGCCCTGGCGGCCTACTTGGTGCGGCCGGGACAGCGCAGCTTTGCCCTCGACGATCTCTCACTGCGCTACCTACGCCGCGAATTGCGGGCGGAAATTCCTGAACAACAACAGCTTTCACTTCTGGACGACGTTGATGGGGTGGACGAGCAAGCGGTCCAGACCGCGATACTGCGAGCCCGTGCCGTTGTCGATCTCGCCGAGGCGCTTGACACCGAGCTGGCGCGCATCGATTCCACCGCATTGCTGAGCGACATGGAGCTGCCGGTCCAACAGGTGCTGGCCACCATGGAGAACGCCGGCATCGCCGTCGACGTGCGGTTGCTGACCGAGTTGCAAAGCCAGTTCGCAGACCAGATCCGCGACGCCGCCGAGGCCGCATACGCGGTGATCGGCCGGCAGATCAATCTGGGGTCACCCAAGCAGTTGCAGGTGGTGCTCTTCGATGACCTTTCCATGCCGAAGACCAAGCGGACCAAGACCGGCTACACCACCGATGCCGACGCCCTGCAGACGCTCTTCGACAAGACGGGGCACCCGTTTCTCGAGCATCTGCTCGCACACCGCGACGCCACTCGGCTGAAAGTCACCGTCGACGGCTTGCTGAAATCGGTGGCCACGGACGGCCGCATTCACACGACGTTCAACCAGACCATCGCCGCGACGGGGCGTCTTTCCTCCACCGAACCCAACCTGCAGAACATCCCGATCCGCACCGACGCTGGCCGGCAGATCCGTGACGCGTTCGTCGTCGGCGCGGGTGAGGGTGGCCGGTACAGCGAGCTGATGACCGCCGACTACAGCCAGATCGAGATGCGGATCATGGCGCACCTATCCGGAGACGACGGCCTCATTGAAGCTTTCAACACCGGCGAGGACCTGCACTCGTTTGTCGCGTCGCGCGCGTTCGGGGTGCCGATCGACGAGGTCACCGGTGAGTTGCGCCGCCGGGTCAAGGCAATGTCGTATGGGCTGGCCTACGGCCTCAGCGCATATGGGTTGGCTTCCCAACTGAAGATCTCGACCGAGGAGGCGAAGGTCCAGATGGACCAATACTTCGCCCGGTTCGGCGGGGTGCGCGACTACCTGTTGGATGTCGTCGAGCAGGCGCGCAGGGACGGCTATACCTCCACCGTGTTGGGGCGTCGCCGCTATCTTCCCGAGCTCGATAGCAGCAATCGGCAGGTGCGCGAGGCCGCCGAGCGGGCGGCGCTCAACGCCCCGATCCAAGGCAGCGCGGCCGACATCATCAAGGTAGCGATGCTCGAGGTCGACAAAGCGCTTACAGCCGCCGGGCTGGCCTCTCGCATGCTGTTGCAGGTTCACGACGAACTCCTGTTCGAACTCGCAGACGGTGAACGGGAGCCGGTCGAAGCGCTGGTGCGCGCCAAGATGGGCGCCGCCTACCCGCTCGACGTTCCCTTAGAGGTGTCCGTGGGCTACGGTCGTAGCTGGGATGCTGCTGCGCACTAG
- a CDS encoding adenylate/guanylate cyclase domain-containing protein, with protein sequence MAAKKCGAPPAAESAARRPDCVAAVRSHTRAPNQLYAERIARRQRVLSITAWLSVMVNGSFVVVQLLAATGVWQILLINFVTATIFMTVPLLHRFGELVAPLTFISAAYVSIFTIGWTAGTGAGAQLFFLVGACLVVLLVGVEHIALAAGLAGVAAGLVIALEFLVPRDTGLQPPGVVSASFVLTTVSACVIVVATVWYALRDTARAEAAMEAEHERSEALLANMLPASVAERLKDPDHPIIADKYDDASVLFADIVGFTERASSTTPADLVRLLDRLYSAFDELVDSHGLEKIKVSGDSYMVVSGVPRPRPDHVENLADFALDMVGAAAELKDPHGRSVPLRVGLAAGPVVAGVVGSRRFFYDVWGDAVNVASRMESTDSVGQIQVPDDVYERLKDDFVLRERGHINVKGKGVMRTWYLLGRKAADDSETPAAAQPHTARV encoded by the coding sequence GTGGCGGCTAAGAAATGCGGCGCCCCACCAGCGGCGGAGAGCGCGGCGCGACGCCCCGACTGTGTTGCGGCGGTGCGCTCGCACACGCGTGCACCCAACCAGCTTTATGCCGAGCGCATCGCGCGACGACAGCGCGTGCTCAGCATCACAGCCTGGCTTTCGGTGATGGTGAACGGCAGCTTCGTAGTCGTGCAACTCCTCGCCGCAACCGGGGTTTGGCAGATTCTGCTGATCAACTTCGTCACGGCGACGATCTTCATGACTGTCCCGCTCCTCCACCGCTTCGGCGAACTCGTCGCGCCGCTCACGTTTATCAGCGCGGCGTATGTGTCGATCTTCACGATTGGTTGGACCGCCGGCACCGGTGCGGGTGCCCAGCTCTTCTTCCTAGTGGGAGCGTGTCTGGTAGTGCTGCTGGTGGGCGTGGAGCACATTGCGTTGGCAGCGGGACTGGCGGGCGTCGCCGCCGGGCTGGTGATCGCGCTGGAGTTCCTCGTCCCCCGCGACACTGGCCTGCAGCCCCCCGGAGTGGTGTCGGCCAGTTTCGTCCTCACCACCGTCTCCGCGTGCGTGATTGTGGTGGCGACCGTGTGGTACGCGCTGCGCGACACCGCCCGCGCCGAGGCGGCCATGGAAGCCGAGCACGAGCGCTCCGAGGCCCTGCTGGCCAATATGTTGCCGGCCAGCGTCGCGGAGCGACTGAAAGATCCTGACCACCCGATCATCGCGGACAAGTACGACGATGCCTCGGTGCTGTTTGCCGATATCGTCGGCTTCACCGAGCGAGCCAGCAGCACCACCCCCGCCGATTTGGTGCGACTCCTGGATCGCCTCTACAGCGCCTTCGACGAGCTGGTGGATAGCCACGGGCTGGAGAAGATCAAGGTCAGCGGCGACTCGTACATGGTGGTCAGTGGGGTGCCACGTCCGCGTCCGGACCACGTTGAGAACCTGGCCGACTTTGCGCTCGACATGGTGGGCGCGGCGGCCGAACTCAAGGATCCCCATGGGCGCTCGGTGCCCTTGCGGGTGGGCTTGGCCGCAGGCCCGGTCGTCGCGGGCGTCGTCGGTTCGCGCCGGTTCTTCTACGACGTGTGGGGAGACGCGGTCAACGTCGCCTCGCGGATGGAGTCCACGGACTCGGTCGGGCAGATCCAGGTTCCCGATGACGTCTACGAACGCCTGAAGGACGACTTCGTGCTGCGCGAGCGCGGCCATATCAATGTCAAGGGCAAGGGCGTGATGCGGACCTGGTATCTGCTGGGCCGCAAGGCGGCCGATGATTCCGAGACCCCAGCCGCAGCGCAGCCACACACGGCGCGCGTCTGA